One Tolypothrix bouteillei VB521301 DNA window includes the following coding sequences:
- a CDS encoding chemotaxis protein CheW — protein MGESFTEEKYITFKISTYLLALPIDSVFKVVACPPDLSQTLQEAKLAQLGQFTVMLLKLHQSLDPMHSQQQDSSQIGRFLIITQGKEGELYGILVGTPPNLMTIPEACIQQVPQSFLHTGFPAWVSQIAILNHKDERTTILMLDIQQSSLLASYSRSSLNASFQAM, from the coding sequence ATGGGCGAATCTTTTACGGAAGAAAAGTATATTACCTTTAAAATCTCTACGTATCTCTTGGCTTTACCAATTGATAGTGTTTTCAAAGTTGTTGCTTGTCCACCCGATTTGAGCCAAACTCTTCAGGAAGCCAAGCTCGCTCAGTTGGGTCAATTCACGGTGATGCTTCTTAAGCTTCATCAAAGTCTCGATCCAATGCACAGCCAGCAACAAGACAGCAGTCAAATTGGGCGTTTTCTCATCATTACGCAAGGAAAGGAGGGAGAACTGTACGGTATTTTAGTCGGTACTCCCCCAAACCTGATGACAATTCCTGAAGCTTGCATCCAGCAAGTCCCTCAATCTTTTCTCCATACTGGGTTTCCCGCTTGGGTCAGTCAGATTGCGATTCTCAACCATAAAGATGAACGTACTACTATTTTGATGCTTGACATTCAACAAAGTTCGTTGCTCGCTTCTTACTCGCGCTCGAGTTTGAATGCATCTTTTCAGGCAATGTAA
- a CDS encoding endonuclease I family protein gives MKLIKLLLVSISLIFFAWMSPVQASPLAQVPTPPPQVQESETSPTALIRELAREYKPSGNLNYDRAKDQMFGIIDNKAGTVTDIYGGFSIRLTGDGDPSQQADRLGQNTEHVWPQSKGADKGNARADLHHLLPSRKDINSDRGNKPFSEIEDSSTEKWFRDDVRLSTIPSSKIDEFSESAFSRFEPREEVKGNIARAMFYFNTIYSDRANAVDPNYFKQQRQTLCQWNKQDPPDTAEIERSHAIAKFQGNENPFVLDATLAERTYCNS, from the coding sequence ATGAAACTTATCAAATTGCTACTCGTTAGCATTTCTCTTATATTTTTTGCATGGATGAGCCCAGTACAAGCCAGCCCCTTGGCTCAAGTGCCAACTCCTCCACCTCAAGTTCAAGAAAGTGAGACATCACCGACGGCTTTAATTAGGGAACTCGCACGAGAGTATAAGCCCAGTGGAAACTTAAACTATGACAGGGCAAAAGACCAGATGTTTGGTATTATTGACAACAAAGCGGGTACCGTAACAGATATTTATGGTGGGTTCTCAATTCGTTTGACTGGTGATGGAGACCCCAGCCAGCAAGCTGACAGACTCGGACAGAACACCGAACACGTTTGGCCTCAAAGTAAAGGGGCTGACAAAGGCAATGCTCGAGCTGACCTTCACCATCTGTTGCCCTCTCGAAAAGATATTAATAGCGATCGCGGTAACAAACCTTTCAGCGAAATCGAGGATAGCAGTACTGAGAAATGGTTTCGAGATGATGTGCGTTTGAGTACAATTCCTAGTAGTAAAATTGATGAATTTAGCGAATCGGCATTTTCTCGATTTGAACCGAGAGAAGAAGTAAAAGGAAATATTGCTAGGGCAATGTTTTACTTCAACACTATCTACAGCGATCGCGCTAACGCTGTAGACCCAAACTATTTTAAACAACAGCGTCAAACTCTGTGTCAGTGGAACAAGCAAGACCCGCCCGACACTGCTGAAATCGAGCGCAGCCATGCAATTGCAAAATTCCAAGGCAATGAAAATCCTTTCGTGCTAGATGCTACATTAGCAGAACGAACTTACTGCAATTCTTAG
- a CDS encoding GAF domain-containing protein produces the protein MTSELNSIKNGNGRTNHRTRKASMPSTTIENKEQPSFPTGKADFNNSIYTEMSEPISENTLSHLRQEVMAIAQQMEQASNIDDLCKTTVTSIRSILAADRVVIYQFDSAEEGFVVKESVGRGFTPGMRDSMPLVIFGFDRTSDYEQQSVISFENIETAQLTPDQRKLWGQFQIKASLNLPLQLNGTVWGVLAVQQCSEPRIWKETEIITLQQLAHKFLICFQPAQFQKLLEQAKEQEQLVARITQKINQSLNLDNLLRLGTAEIRSFLKCDRVGVYRFNEDWTGEFIAESVGAGWISIVDEQSRDNRLKGKLTEYSHCNVKSLSPVTPSNPDTYLRDTKGGKYTRGERFTQVNDIYAMGYSPCYLEVLEKYQCRAYIVVPLFVDGRLWGLLSAYQNSNIRIWQEWEINFMLQLSLPLSMAVQQMEAQLKIEESSRQIAKSAAREQALARITTRLSRTMDLEAIFRLSGQGRENLAGERIETIFKIATQETRQMLNCSRVALYQFHPNWSGRFVAESTASGWNRLLEIIPIIEDTFLQETQGGRYKDNDTLVVNDIYTTGHASCHVELLEQMEARAYMIVPVFAGDLLWGLLGAYQNDKPRVWEKGELSSLIQVGIQVGIALKQVKYLEEVRQQSERLAKLAERETNFVQFIFKIGQRIVERLQQKNFNPDSLFRSITQELRQLLNVDRVAIYHFNPDWSGEFIVEDVGSGYLKLAGTDMAVIVDPVLQESSGGRYRKNEPSAIDDINLSADLTFGRETLEQWGAKAYIAAPLFKGEQQLWGLLLTYQNNAPRHWEEGEVNLLIQVATQLGIVLQQSEYLEQLEIQSQQLSEAAQREKQANEALQQEVAQLLSAVQPALQGDLTVRAPVAGDEVGKIADTYNNTLENLRKLVMQVQQASQAVASTSQNSESSIVELANQAQQQFQALSQAATQIQEMVASTEAVATSARQVEEAVQKTNQTVKEGETAMNKTVDGITAIRETVAETSKRIRRLSESGQKVSRVVSLISSFTTQTQILALNAAIEATKAGEHGRGFAVVADEVRSLAGQSAEATAEIEELVQEIQAGTAEVAAAMDTGIQQVVEGTKLVTEVRQQLNAIVGATTQISELVERITQTTQVQNQQSQSITQAMTDVAAIANKTSADSIKLSACFKELLAMAQDLQRSASQFKVARTSLNEQVVANG, from the coding sequence ATGACATCCGAACTAAATTCAATTAAAAATGGCAATGGTAGAACAAATCACAGAACGCGGAAAGCTTCTATGCCTTCCACTACTATTGAAAACAAAGAACAACCGTCTTTTCCTACAGGCAAAGCCGATTTCAATAACTCCATATATACAGAAATGAGTGAGCCGATTTCAGAAAACACGCTGAGCCATTTAAGACAGGAAGTTATGGCGATCGCTCAACAAATGGAGCAAGCATCTAATATAGATGACTTGTGCAAAACTACAGTCACGTCCATACGTTCCATACTAGCAGCCGATCGGGTAGTGATTTACCAATTTGATAGCGCAGAAGAAGGCTTTGTCGTAAAAGAGTCTGTCGGACGAGGCTTTACACCAGGAATGCGGGACTCAATGCCATTAGTCATCTTTGGATTCGATCGCACCAGCGACTACGAACAACAATCAGTTATTAGCTTTGAGAACATTGAAACCGCACAGTTGACCCCAGATCAGCGGAAGCTTTGGGGACAATTCCAGATCAAAGCCAGCTTAAATTTACCACTACAACTTAATGGTACAGTCTGGGGAGTCTTAGCCGTACAGCAATGCTCCGAACCGCGAATTTGGAAAGAAACAGAAATTATCACGTTACAACAACTCGCACACAAGTTTTTGATTTGTTTTCAACCCGCTCAATTTCAGAAATTACTGGAACAAGCAAAAGAACAAGAACAACTTGTTGCTCGCATTACCCAGAAAATTAATCAGTCACTGAATCTTGATAATCTCTTACGCCTCGGTACAGCAGAAATTCGTAGCTTTTTGAAGTGCGATCGCGTAGGTGTTTATCGCTTCAATGAGGATTGGACTGGAGAGTTTATTGCCGAGTCCGTCGGTGCAGGTTGGATATCAATAGTAGATGAGCAAAGCCGCGATAATCGCTTAAAAGGAAAATTGACAGAGTACTCACATTGCAACGTGAAAAGTCTTTCACCTGTCACACCATCCAATCCAGATACTTATTTAAGAGATACCAAAGGGGGTAAATATACTCGTGGAGAACGATTTACGCAAGTCAATGACATTTACGCAATGGGCTATTCCCCTTGTTATCTTGAGGTGCTGGAGAAATACCAATGCCGTGCGTATATAGTTGTACCGCTCTTTGTCGATGGTAGACTGTGGGGATTGCTATCGGCATATCAGAACTCAAATATTCGTATTTGGCAAGAGTGGGAAATTAATTTTATGCTGCAGCTGAGTTTACCTCTGAGTATGGCCGTACAGCAGATGGAAGCTCAATTGAAAATTGAGGAATCCTCCCGACAAATTGCAAAATCTGCAGCTCGCGAACAAGCGTTAGCTCGTATCACTACCCGTCTGTCTCGTACAATGGATTTAGAAGCAATTTTCCGGCTTTCGGGACAGGGGAGGGAAAATCTGGCGGGGGAGCGCATTGAAACAATTTTTAAGATTGCGACTCAAGAAACCAGACAAATGCTTAATTGTAGCCGAGTCGCACTGTACCAGTTTCATCCAAATTGGAGCGGGCGGTTTGTCGCGGAATCAACTGCAAGTGGTTGGAATCGGTTGTTAGAAATTATCCCTATCATAGAAGATACTTTTTTGCAAGAAACTCAAGGTGGTCGGTATAAAGATAATGATACCCTTGTCGTCAATGATATTTATACGACAGGACACGCTTCTTGCCATGTTGAACTCTTGGAACAGATGGAAGCTAGAGCATACATGATTGTGCCAGTCTTTGCAGGAGATTTACTCTGGGGCTTACTTGGTGCATATCAAAACGACAAACCAAGGGTGTGGGAAAAAGGGGAATTGAGTTCTTTGATTCAAGTTGGTATCCAAGTCGGGATTGCCTTAAAGCAGGTAAAATACTTGGAAGAGGTGCGGCAACAGTCCGAGCGTCTTGCTAAACTCGCAGAGCGGGAAACTAATTTCGTTCAATTTATCTTTAAAATCGGGCAAAGGATTGTTGAACGCTTGCAGCAAAAAAATTTCAACCCTGACTCGCTTTTCCGTTCCATTACTCAGGAATTGCGTCAACTCCTGAATGTCGATCGCGTCGCCATTTACCACTTTAACCCTGACTGGAGTGGAGAATTTATTGTTGAAGATGTCGGTAGTGGGTACCTCAAGTTAGCTGGAACGGATATGGCGGTCATTGTTGACCCCGTTCTGCAAGAAAGTTCTGGTGGTCGCTATCGGAAGAATGAGCCAAGCGCGATCGACGATATCAATCTATCCGCCGACCTGACTTTTGGAAGGGAAACGTTAGAGCAATGGGGGGCAAAAGCTTACATTGCAGCGCCACTGTTTAAAGGCGAACAACAGCTTTGGGGTTTGCTGTTAACTTATCAAAATAATGCACCTCGCCATTGGGAAGAAGGTGAGGTAAATTTACTGATCCAGGTAGCAACACAGTTGGGTATTGTGCTACAGCAGTCAGAATACTTAGAGCAACTAGAAATTCAGTCTCAACAACTGAGTGAAGCCGCCCAAAGAGAGAAGCAAGCCAATGAAGCATTGCAACAGGAAGTAGCACAATTGCTGTCTGCGGTACAACCAGCCCTTCAAGGCGATTTAACTGTTCGCGCTCCGGTTGCAGGTGATGAAGTGGGCAAAATTGCTGATACTTACAACAACACTTTAGAAAACCTGCGAAAGTTAGTGATGCAAGTACAGCAAGCGTCTCAAGCAGTGGCAAGTACTTCACAAAATAGCGAATCATCTATTGTTGAGCTTGCCAATCAAGCACAACAACAGTTTCAAGCGCTTTCGCAAGCAGCTACACAAATTCAAGAAATGGTGGCTTCCACGGAAGCAGTTGCAACTAGCGCCAGACAAGTTGAAGAGGCAGTTCAAAAGACAAATCAAACTGTGAAAGAGGGTGAAACTGCCATGAATAAGACCGTAGACGGTATCACCGCAATTCGAGAAACAGTGGCAGAAACAAGCAAACGTATCAGGCGTTTAAGTGAATCCGGTCAAAAAGTTTCTCGCGTTGTCAGTTTAATCAGTAGTTTTACTACCCAAACACAAATACTGGCACTGAATGCTGCGATTGAAGCGACCAAAGCAGGGGAACACGGGCGGGGGTTTGCAGTAGTCGCTGATGAAGTTCGTTCGCTAGCCGGACAATCCGCAGAAGCAACGGCTGAAATTGAGGAACTGGTACAAGAAATTCAAGCAGGTACTGCTGAAGTGGCTGCCGCAATGGATACAGGTATTCAGCAGGTTGTTGAAGGAACAAAGTTAGTCACAGAAGTCAGACAGCAATTAAACGCGATTGTTGGCGCAACAACTCAGATCAGTGAACTGGTAGAACGCATTACTCAAACAACTCAGGTACAGAACCAACAGTCGCAATCAATTACCCAAGCCATGACTGATGTAGCTGCGATCGCTAACAAGACTTCTGCTGATTCTATTAAACTCTCTGCTTGTTTTAAGGAACTGCTAGCAATGGCACAAGACTTACAACGCAGTGCGAGTCAGTTTAAAGTAGCCCGCACTTCTTTAAACGAACAGGTTGTGGCTAATGGCTAA
- a CDS encoding response regulator, with the protein MILSQNNIILVVDDSPTNTAFLLGILQQFCFKVVIANSGESALEQLVNISPSLILLDVVLPKMNGFELCCRLKASEATRDIPIIFMTSLSKVEDKVRGLNLGAVDYITKPLQKEEVLARVNVHIKLKHLHKQLEEKTKQLTLTLQQLQESQLQLIQKEKMTTLGQLIAGVAHEINNPIGSISANTIYASTYVRELVQHIRLYQQKVTDTEIQKHAQEIDLEYIVEDLPNILTSIQGCTSRIKDISESLRNFSRNDTEVMVPFNIHDGLESTLLILKHRLQAYSKYPKIDVIKNYGDLPTIDCLPGQLNQVFMNLLANAIDALREPTQEHDLPDLENPRIWIQTSLSDDRLKVVVRIRDNGVGISPEIQQKLFEYAFTTKPVGKGTGLGLAIAHQIVVERHGGSIEVNSTIGQGSEFVIKLPV; encoded by the coding sequence ATGATCTTATCTCAGAACAATATAATTTTAGTTGTTGACGATAGCCCAACAAATACAGCATTTTTGTTGGGCATATTGCAACAGTTTTGTTTCAAAGTTGTGATTGCTAATAGTGGTGAAAGTGCTTTAGAACAATTGGTCAATATCTCTCCGAGCCTAATACTATTAGATGTTGTCCTACCAAAAATGAATGGTTTTGAACTGTGCTGTCGTTTGAAAGCATCGGAAGCAACACGTGATATACCGATTATTTTTATGACTTCCCTGTCGAAGGTAGAAGATAAAGTAAGGGGATTAAATTTAGGAGCAGTAGATTATATTACTAAACCTTTACAAAAGGAAGAGGTCTTAGCGCGAGTTAACGTTCACATCAAACTCAAACATTTGCACAAGCAACTAGAAGAAAAAACCAAACAATTAACACTGACTTTACAACAGTTACAAGAATCTCAACTTCAATTAATACAAAAAGAAAAAATGACAACGCTGGGACAATTGATTGCAGGTGTTGCTCATGAAATTAATAATCCTATTGGTTCTATTAGTGCTAATACTATTTATGCATCAACTTATGTTAGAGAACTGGTTCAACATATCCGGCTTTACCAACAAAAAGTTACCGATACTGAAATTCAAAAACATGCTCAAGAGATTGATTTGGAATATATAGTTGAAGATTTACCTAATATTTTAACTTCGATTCAAGGTTGTACGAGCCGAATTAAAGATATCAGTGAATCCTTGAGAAATTTTTCTCGAAATGATACTGAAGTCATGGTTCCTTTTAACATTCATGATGGCTTGGAAAGTACGCTTTTAATCCTCAAACATCGGCTCCAAGCTTATAGTAAGTATCCCAAAATTGATGTTATAAAGAACTATGGAGATTTACCGACAATCGATTGCTTACCAGGGCAATTAAATCAGGTCTTTATGAATTTGTTAGCAAATGCAATTGATGCTTTGAGAGAACCAACTCAGGAACATGACTTACCCGATCTAGAAAATCCACGAATTTGGATTCAAACAAGCTTAAGTGACGATCGCCTAAAGGTTGTTGTTCGTATTAGGGATAACGGAGTCGGTATTTCACCAGAGATTCAGCAGAAGCTTTTTGAATATGCTTTCACAACAAAGCCTGTTGGTAAAGGAACGGGATTGGGATTAGCAATCGCTCATCAAATTGTCGTCGAAAGACATGGCGGTTCTATTGAAGTTAATTCTACTATCGGTCAGGGTTCTGAGTTCGTTATTAAACTACCAGTATAA
- a CDS encoding D-alanine--D-alanine ligase family protein, whose protein sequence is MTNNQSPIPKKIGLLFELEADIMSDLTAKEQTHYHWREPEEVDAVADSLTALGHKVDKIGTLNNLLERWRCNQLPDFIWNLSVRTLSRNRTALAPAILEQLGIPYTGGDATAKSLTLNKDLLKPVLQWRRILTPPWYRYETGENIQSLPPWSSSILKPSCEGYSLGLRKFDNQEGLTVLRQQVEEIGQSFDAPVLCEEFIAGREITVGVVGNSLPLLLGAVETVNATGEPLSEQVLDLQAKRQGKFQKIGVDIADSKLQGLQEIALELMKFLGPLDYATFDFRMASDGRAYLLDINADATLHPQRSFAQIARAAGLSYQELIEVILKASLTRWAKI, encoded by the coding sequence GTGACCAATAACCAATCCCCAATCCCCAAGAAGATAGGATTATTATTTGAGCTTGAAGCTGACATCATGTCAGACTTAACAGCAAAAGAACAAACACACTATCACTGGCGAGAACCAGAAGAAGTGGACGCTGTAGCAGATAGTTTAACAGCTTTAGGTCACAAAGTAGATAAAATTGGCACTTTAAATAATTTGTTAGAAAGATGGCGTTGCAATCAACTCCCAGATTTTATTTGGAACCTTTCCGTCAGAACCCTTTCCCGCAATCGTACTGCTCTAGCACCTGCAATTTTAGAGCAATTGGGTATTCCTTACACTGGCGGTGATGCTACCGCCAAAAGTTTGACATTGAATAAAGACCTACTTAAACCCGTGTTGCAGTGGCGTAGAATTTTGACACCCCCTTGGTATCGATATGAAACAGGAGAAAATATTCAATCTTTACCTCCTTGGTCAAGCTCAATTTTGAAACCCAGTTGTGAAGGTTACTCGTTGGGGTTGCGGAAATTTGATAACCAAGAGGGATTGACTGTACTCCGCCAACAAGTGGAAGAAATAGGTCAGTCATTTGACGCACCAGTACTGTGTGAAGAATTTATTGCAGGTCGTGAGATTACAGTGGGTGTTGTTGGCAATTCTTTACCATTATTATTGGGTGCAGTGGAAACAGTCAACGCCACGGGAGAGCCGTTGAGTGAGCAAGTGTTAGATTTGCAAGCCAAGCGTCAGGGGAAGTTTCAGAAAATTGGAGTCGATATTGCTGATTCAAAACTACAAGGATTGCAAGAGATCGCGTTGGAATTAATGAAGTTTTTGGGACCGCTCGACTATGCAACCTTTGATTTTCGTATGGCATCCGATGGGCGGGCGTATCTATTAGATATTAACGCAGATGCTACTTTGCATCCCCAGCGTTCTTTTGCTCAAATTGCGCGTGCGGCTGGTTTATCTTATCAAGAATTGATAGAGGTGATTTTGAAGGCTTCTTTGACAAGGTGGGCAAAGATCTGA
- a CDS encoding hybrid sensor histidine kinase/response regulator — protein sequence MICDPNYQAQLYHHFSLEAPELLKTMEQALLNLQQDESNLEQVRILMRATHTLKSIAATLELDTIKNIAHTLEDIFRAICQPNVVIEPEMKALFFEGYECLRDPLMAELSGSIVDTHMVEEQSSIVLSRLHEKLGHFLQDEAESFSDISFDCIQIVLQGNIIPELEKTAIAIVNAQSEEIFAILSNQIERFIGYAEALGLSGFLAIAQATTAALKNCPEQTSLIARLAIEDFQQAFSQIISNNNPTAGSPSNALQKLAEVKAEETPISSPSPPVSHSSTPLLPHSPTPSLPQSPTPPLPYSLTPSLPHSPTPSLPHSPTPPFPHSSTPPPIPSGVEATTIPLPKIVRVNVDHLEQLNYLNAELLTNQNHQFLQDGKMRNSLRKLLSRLRQLQQCLSDLQDWANPLLLHNGVQQCNPLISIYGALISKNSDSFDTLELDSYSKFHVFIKTLLEEASYLEQEIDAQEQLNRKTTQLLKKQQKLLTNSRDVLLDARMLPLGSILNRLHPVLQQLQTLHKKPISLTIKGNEVLIDKAIAERLYEPLLHLVRNAFDHGIEPAEIRQQHGKVVQGQIEIRAHYQGNQLIVDVQDDGQGLNFDAIRQQVIQRGIVTAETASTLNESQLTELLFEPGFSTTKKVNDLSGRGVGLDVVRVQLQGMQGKVAVHTEAQKGTTFSLQIPLSISINKLLVCQAGKKVYALAADTIDQILLPKASQVQYSEHGRVLRLATTSGINQSEQGELIPIYRLSEILDYSSQQPTEITSDSQSPEGNVVLPLLILPCDEQLLALEVDRIIWEQELVIRPFSKLVPSPSYVYGGTILADGRLTLVINGAALLQHIHDRKAQTIQDFWRQSSSTARSGFLAPSRTQPAMSPKFENSKCTVMIVDDSMTLRQALILTLQQAGYRTLQARDGYEAIAHFKTHSRVNLIICDIEMPHMNGFEFLAHRMSNENIAQIPILIVSSRTALKHRQLALKLGATAYLTKPYSEQELLSTVAQVLKGQGANLAYS from the coding sequence ATGATTTGCGATCCTAACTATCAGGCTCAACTTTATCACCACTTTTCCCTAGAAGCTCCAGAACTACTAAAGACAATGGAGCAAGCATTACTGAATTTGCAACAGGATGAAAGCAATCTCGAACAAGTTCGCATTTTAATGCGAGCAACACATACTTTAAAGAGCATTGCTGCAACGCTTGAACTAGACACTATTAAAAACATTGCTCACACTCTTGAAGATATTTTTCGAGCCATCTGCCAACCCAATGTAGTTATAGAACCGGAGATGAAGGCGCTGTTTTTTGAGGGTTACGAGTGCCTGCGCGATCCATTGATGGCAGAACTTAGCGGTTCTATAGTTGATACTCACATGGTAGAGGAGCAGTCATCTATTGTGCTTTCTCGTTTGCATGAAAAGTTAGGTCATTTTTTACAAGATGAAGCAGAATCTTTCTCAGATATAAGTTTTGATTGTATTCAAATAGTTTTGCAAGGTAATATTATTCCTGAGTTAGAAAAGACTGCAATTGCAATTGTAAATGCTCAGTCTGAAGAAATTTTTGCTATTCTTTCCAATCAAATCGAGAGATTTATTGGATATGCAGAAGCTCTGGGGCTGTCTGGGTTTTTAGCTATTGCTCAAGCGACAACTGCTGCACTCAAAAATTGTCCAGAACAAACTTCCTTAATTGCTCGCCTTGCAATAGAAGATTTCCAACAAGCATTTTCTCAAATTATTTCCAATAATAACCCAACAGCTGGCTCTCCAAGTAACGCTTTACAAAAGTTGGCGGAAGTCAAAGCAGAAGAAACTCCCATATCCTCCCCCAGTCCCCCAGTCTCTCACTCCTCTACTCCTCTACTCCCTCACTCCCCCACTCCCTCACTCCCCCAGTCCCCCACTCCTCCACTCCCCTACTCCCTCACTCCCTCACTCCCTCACTCCCCCACTCCCTCACTCCCTCACTCCCCCACTCCTCCATTCCCCCACTCCTCCACTCCCCCACCAATCCCTTCAGGAGTGGAAGCGACAACAATACCTCTTCCCAAAATTGTGCGTGTTAATGTTGACCATCTTGAACAACTGAATTACTTAAATGCAGAACTCTTAACAAACCAGAACCATCAATTTCTGCAAGATGGCAAAATGCGAAATTCTTTACGAAAATTACTGAGCCGTCTGCGTCAGTTACAGCAATGCTTAAGTGATTTGCAGGATTGGGCAAATCCTTTGCTGCTACATAATGGAGTACAGCAATGCAATCCTTTGATTTCTATTTATGGTGCTTTAATTTCTAAAAACTCTGATAGTTTTGATACGCTAGAACTAGATTCTTATAGTAAATTTCATGTTTTTATCAAAACTCTTTTAGAAGAAGCGTCTTATTTAGAGCAGGAAATAGACGCTCAAGAGCAACTCAATCGCAAAACAACACAATTGTTGAAAAAACAGCAAAAACTTCTCACCAACTCTCGTGATGTTTTGTTGGATGCAAGAATGCTTCCATTGGGAAGTATTTTAAATCGATTGCATCCAGTTTTACAACAGCTACAAACTTTACATAAAAAGCCCATTTCCTTAACAATTAAAGGGAATGAAGTGCTGATTGATAAAGCGATCGCGGAACGTCTTTACGAACCTCTTTTACATTTGGTTCGCAATGCCTTCGATCATGGGATTGAGCCAGCTGAAATTCGGCAACAACATGGCAAAGTTGTTCAAGGTCAGATTGAAATTCGCGCTCATTATCAAGGCAATCAACTCATTGTTGATGTACAGGATGATGGTCAAGGGCTTAATTTCGATGCTATCCGCCAACAAGTCATCCAACGGGGAATAGTCACCGCTGAAACTGCAAGCACTCTTAATGAATCTCAATTAACCGAACTGCTTTTTGAACCAGGTTTCTCTACCACTAAAAAGGTTAACGATCTTTCTGGACGCGGTGTAGGGCTTGATGTAGTCCGGGTGCAACTTCAGGGAATGCAGGGTAAAGTTGCGGTTCACACAGAAGCACAAAAAGGAACAACTTTCTCTTTACAAATTCCCCTTAGCATCAGTATCAATAAACTTTTAGTTTGCCAAGCAGGTAAAAAAGTTTATGCGCTAGCGGCTGATACAATCGACCAAATTTTATTACCCAAAGCCAGTCAAGTACAATATTCAGAGCACGGTAGAGTTTTACGTTTGGCGACAACCTCTGGTATAAATCAATCAGAGCAAGGTGAACTCATACCCATTTATCGGCTTTCAGAAATTCTTGACTACTCCAGCCAACAGCCTACAGAAATCACCTCAGATTCTCAATCTCCTGAGGGAAATGTTGTTTTGCCATTACTGATTCTTCCCTGTGATGAGCAACTTTTAGCTTTAGAAGTCGATCGCATTATTTGGGAGCAGGAATTGGTCATTCGTCCCTTCAGTAAATTAGTACCCAGCCCCAGTTATGTTTATGGTGGCACAATTCTCGCTGACGGACGTCTCACATTGGTGATTAACGGTGCGGCGTTGCTTCAACATATCCACGACCGGAAAGCGCAAACCATTCAAGATTTTTGGAGACAATCATCTTCAACTGCACGTTCTGGATTCCTTGCGCCATCTCGTACACAACCAGCCATGTCACCTAAATTTGAAAATAGCAAATGTACGGTGATGATTGTTGATGATTCCATGACTTTGCGTCAGGCGCTGATTTTGACTTTACAACAAGCAGGCTATCGCACTTTGCAGGCTCGTGACGGGTATGAAGCGATCGCGCACTTTAAAACTCATAGCAGAGTCAATTTGATTATCTGCGACATTGAGATGCCCCATATGAACGGTTTTGAGTTTCTCGCTCACCGGATGTCTAATGAAAATATAGCTCAAATTCCAATTCTGATTGTGAGTTCTCGCACCGCATTGAAGCACCGTCAGCTAGCACTGAAACTCGGTGCAACTGCTTATCTAACCAAGCCTTACTCCGAACAGGAGTTGCTTTCTACAGTGGCTCAAGTTCTTAAGGGACAGGGAGCAAATTTAGCTTATTCCTAA
- a CDS encoding chemotaxis protein CheW, which produces MLPSLDSVLTTANLSKSIFHVNADDNRQRFLSFPIGTYRTSLIPLEQITEILRINLDEVLSVPETPDSILGVYNWRGEMLWLVDLEQLIGGTSLFEQVPLSKQPIAIVLQADSYYFGLVVKSVNEIELHDINQLLAAKPGSLPPQLLPFVIGYLPNGSTVLNQTAIAQFFL; this is translated from the coding sequence ATGCTACCTTCACTAGATTCTGTTTTAACAACAGCTAATTTAAGCAAATCCATTTTTCATGTAAATGCTGACGATAATCGACAGCGTTTTTTAAGTTTTCCTATTGGCACATATAGGACAAGTTTAATTCCTCTTGAACAAATTACAGAAATTTTACGGATCAATTTAGATGAAGTTTTAAGCGTACCAGAGACGCCTGATAGCATTCTGGGAGTTTACAACTGGCGTGGCGAAATGTTGTGGTTGGTTGACTTGGAGCAGTTGATTGGTGGTACATCTTTATTTGAGCAAGTTCCACTGTCAAAACAGCCAATCGCTATTGTTCTTCAGGCTGATAGTTATTACTTTGGATTGGTTGTGAAATCGGTGAACGAAATTGAACTACACGATATCAACCAATTGTTAGCTGCAAAACCAGGCTCACTTCCCCCGCAATTACTTCCCTTTGTTATTGGATATCTACCTAATGGTTCAACAGTTTTGAACCAAACAGCAATCGCTCAATTTTTTCTGTAA